A genomic segment from Necator americanus strain Aroian chromosome III, whole genome shotgun sequence encodes:
- a CDS encoding hypothetical protein (NECATOR_CHRIII.G10194.T1): MITRPKRPMKPMTQDYVSGSYALPNDYLKMLRIFQRPLLSASRFCSAASSTLSEEVRNKIDKMVKSGDVVVFMKGTQQEPMCGFSRNVKLVLDFHNVKFNDYNVLEDAELREGIKVYSEWPTIPQVYVKGEFVGGCDIMVQMHKDGEISDFFDSKGIPNKYGEKK, encoded by the exons ATGATAACCCGGCCAAAACGTCCTATGAAGCCCATGACGCAAGATTACGTAAGCGGTTCATATGCGCTTCCAAATGACT ATTTGAAAATGTTGCGTATCTTCCAACGACCACTTCTTTCTGCATCCCGTTTCTGCTCAGCAGCCTCGTCAACTCTTTCAGAGGAAGTCAGGAATAAAATTGACAAGATGGTCAAG TCAGGTGATGTCGTAGTATTTATGAAGGGAACTCAACAAGAGCCCATGTGCGGATTCTCACGAAATGTCAAACTG GTCTTAGACTTCCACAACGTGAAGTTTAATGACTACAACGTTTTGGAGGATGCTGAACTGAGAGAGGGCATCAAAGTTTACAGCGAATGGCCAACTATACCACAA GTTTACGTGAAGGGAGAATTTGTTGGTGGATGTGATATTATGGTACAAATGCATAAAGACGGAGAGATATC CGACTTCTTCGACTCAAAAGGTATTCCAAATAAGTacggagaaaagaaataa
- a CDS encoding hypothetical protein (NECATOR_CHRIII.G10194.T2): MLRIFQRPLLSASRFCSAASSTLSEEVRNKIDKMVKSGDVVVFMKGTQQEPMCGFSRNVKLVLDFHNVKFNDYNVLEDAELREGIKVYSEWPTIPQVYVKGEFVGGCDIMVQMHKDGEISDFFDSKGIPNKYGEKK; this comes from the exons ATGTTGCGTATCTTCCAACGACCACTTCTTTCTGCATCCCGTTTCTGCTCAGCAGCCTCGTCAACTCTTTCAGAGGAAGTCAGGAATAAAATTGACAAGATGGTCAAG TCAGGTGATGTCGTAGTATTTATGAAGGGAACTCAACAAGAGCCCATGTGCGGATTCTCACGAAATGTCAAACTG GTCTTAGACTTCCACAACGTGAAGTTTAATGACTACAACGTTTTGGAGGATGCTGAACTGAGAGAGGGCATCAAAGTTTACAGCGAATGGCCAACTATACCACAA GTTTACGTGAAGGGAGAATTTGTTGGTGGATGTGATATTATGGTACAAATGCATAAAGACGGAGAGATATC CGACTTCTTCGACTCAAAAGGTATTCCAAATAAGTacggagaaaagaaataa
- a CDS encoding hypothetical protein (NECATOR_CHRIII.G10196.T1): protein MREAFLKTPTTSAGKSTNDAKFSPEAQLESRRKAASMNRSWRLKSSLVPWCIALAVLCLEIFTFGSSIGLFFLSGCVPCSLIIICEHMFLLYIVSVTLWILYQLINAESARITIPANFGMILPSPSSHQTSRTLNTSYVMDTSNRADTSWVEDHHFGTLSEGHQIQRNQGYTTPNRSILNESSHLLNLSSGSFGDVSIHGYSSNIVVPRNSPYNKSLDSIHTREQLEHLLSKDASTFLDSSSTRSGSFTYFNVLDIGAPEDRRVYQVSEQLKAADLKENIVVKMGPGSRVILSPASSEGDGQDEMTRLRYTLQHARHSPRKGSGILLRRSESIERRRRSMSMSSPERQMASAGSGSLPVTTEIDAKSSSLREADLVRGEQRLRAWIVNTILDPLDKRIKETNTKLEKEHSSPPLKIGVSSVDILQSAMTSRPELLDTMLPYILPFLSVHSNQAYLVGRISELAADKFMMDYSWNTGGREPIQEKVSLGRAVRRPWNDQLPTDAMLVFSLFSAYMDGQLTSNPLVGSCRLAQPFSALYTLKTPQRPTAVHLAAESFYLHMSNISPPHFDFVFNDADGSPSRAAIPRGARNLFSAILSFVNHAKVNNGGRLDRMSIGPTGLNIACILE from the exons ATGCGTGAAGCATTTCTCAAAACTCCCACTACTTCTGCGGGGAAGAGTACCAACGATGCAAAGTTTTCCCCAGAAGCACAACTTGAGTCACGGAGAAAAGCTGCTTCAATGAACAG GTCATGGCGTTTGAAATCCTCCCTTGTTCCTTGGTGTATCGCTTTGGCTGTTCTTTGCTTAGAA ATTTTTACTTTCGGGTCTAGCATTGGGCTATTCTTTCTCAGTGGCTGCGTTCCATGTTCATTAATTATCATTTGTGAGCACATGTTTCTGCTCTATATTGTTAGTGTCACTCTATGGATCCTCTATCAACTCATCAACGCGGAATCAGCCCGTATTACAATTCCTg CTAATTTTGGGATGATTTTACCGTCACCTTCTTCACATCAAACGTCTAGAACATTGAACACATCGTATGTTATGGACACATCAAATCGTGCTGACACTTCTTGGGTGGAGGATCACCACTTTGGGACATTGTCGGAAGGACATCagattcaaagaaatcaaggaTATACTACGCCGAATCGGAG TATATTGAACGAGTCTTCGCATCTTTTGAATCTGAGTTCTGGAAGTTTTGGTGACGTTTCTATCCATGGTTATTCTTCAAACATCGTGGTGCCACGAAACAGTCCTTACAACAAATCACTCGATAGCATCCATACAAGAGAACAATTGGAACATCTTCTATCGAAGGA TGCATCGACTTTTCTGGACTCTTCTTCAACGCGAAGTGGTTCTTTTACATACTTCAACGTCCTGGATATTGGAGCGCCTGAAGACAGAAGAGTGTATCAGGTGTCGGAACAATTAAAAGCAGCGGATTTAAAGGAGAATA ttgttgtgaaaatgggACCAGGAAGTCGCGTAATCCTGTCTCCAGCAAGTAGTGAGGGTGATGGCCAAGATGAGATGACTAGACTGAGGTACACCTTGCAACATGCAAGACATAGTCCTAGGAAG GGCTCGGGTATTCTCCTTCGACGTAGTGAATCAATCGAAAGACGTCGACGAAGCATGAGTATGTCATCACCAGAGCGGCAAATGGCATCTGCAGGTTCAGGTTCCCTCCCGGTAACTACTGAAATTGATGCGAAGAG CTCATCCCTGAGAGAAGCAGATCTTGTTCGCGGGGAACAACGGCTCCGAGCCTGGATTGTGAATACTATTCTTGACCCTCTGGATAAACGTATAAAGGAGACGAATACCAAATTGGAGAAA GAACACTCTAGTCCTCCATTAAAAATCGGGGTGTCATCAGTAGACATACTCCAGTCTGCTATGACTAGTCGCCCAGAGCTTCTGGATACGATGCTTCCTTACATTCTACcgtttctttctgttcataGTAATCAA GCCTATCTGGTTGGACGAATCTCAGAGCTGGCTGCCGACAAATTCATGATGGATTACAGTTGGAATACTGGCGGGCGAGAGCCGATTCAAGAGAAAG TTTCTCTTGGCCGAGCAGTTCGTAGACCGTGGAATGATCAATTACCCACCGATGCTATGCTCGTATTCTCCCTTTTCTCAGCTTATATGGACGGCCAGTTGACGTCAAACCCACTGGTGGGGTCGTGTAG GTTAGCGCAGCCATTTTCTGCATTGTACACTTTGAAAACCCCGCAAAGACCGACCGCTGTTCATTTAGCTGCAGAGAGTTTCTACTTGCATATG AGCAACATTTCCCCTCCCCATTTTGACTTTGTCTTCAATGACGCCGATGGCTCGCCTTCGCGTGCCGCAATTCCTAGAGGGGCCAGGAATTTGTTCTCAGCCATCCTGTCGTTCGTCAACCATGCTAAG GTCAATAATGGAGGCCGTCTTGACCGAATGAGCATTGGACCCACGGGTTTAAATATCGCGTGTATTTTAGAGTAA
- a CDS encoding hypothetical protein (NECATOR_CHRIII.G10197.T1) gives MDDFNKKKQRRLKANGRERQRMHGLNDALDLLRQYVPITAQHQKLSKIETLRLARNYILALQRMLQTGRQPTPLEYAHQLSIGLSQTTTNMLANLLQVQPRLLLTAAPSTSCAEMSVVPPPTIYPQGIPYPGDYSGSESSFESPNNCYRYQPYMQ, from the exons ATGGACGATTTTAATAAGAAGAAGCAGCGACGATTGAAGGCTAATGGACGAGAACGGCAACGAATGCATGGTCTTAATGATGCATTGGATCTGTTGAGACAG TACGTACCAATCACGGCACAACATCAAAAACTCAGCAAAATTGAAACGCTTCGACTAGCAAG aaattacaTCCTGGCACTTCAAAGAATGCTCCAAACCGGTAGACAACCGACTCCACTTGAATATGCGCATCAATTATCGATTGGTCTTAGTCAAACTACTACAAATATGTTGGCAAATTTGCTACAG GTGCAGCCTCGTCTACTTCTCACCGCTGCCCCATCTACGTCTTGTGCGGAAATGTCGGTTGTTCCACCGCCCACCATATACCCTCAAGGAATCCCATATCCTGGAGACTACAGTGGATCGGAGTCCAGTTTCGAAAGTCCCAATAACTGCTATCGATATCAACCTTATATGCAAtag
- a CDS encoding hypothetical protein (NECATOR_CHRIII.G10195.T1), protein MVGIISRVVSGGSSVARGLLGVRNPLMIESSAGFKVKARLKLRCRSCYFIRVNGRLHVECNEHPRHKAREIFNTKLLW, encoded by the exons ATGGTTGGCATCATATCGCGGGTGGTTAGTGGAGGCAGCTCCGTAGCCCGTGGACTGCTTGGAGTCCGAAATCCCCTCATGATCGAGTCGTCGGCAGGGTTTAAG GTGAAAGCTCGTCTAAAACTTCGATGTCGTAGCTGTTACTTCATCCGAGTCAACGGTAGATTGCACGTTGAATGTAATGAACATCCACGACACAAGGCCAGGGAGATTTTCAACACAAAACTACTTTGGTGA